In Citrus sinensis cultivar Valencia sweet orange chromosome 4, DVS_A1.0, whole genome shotgun sequence, one DNA window encodes the following:
- the LOC102622883 gene encoding putative receptor-like protein kinase At3g47110: MLNSISIFRCLATISLGLLIHSHQSFCADTNETDRLALLAIKSQLQDPLGVTSSWNNSMNLCQWTGVTCGQRHQRVTRLDLGNQSIRGTLSPYVGNLSFLRYINIASNGFNGEIPHQIGRLISLERLILSNNSFSGAIPANLSSCSNLIELSADSNNLVGEIPADIGSLFKLERLSIFQNHITGQLPASIGNLSSLRVIDVRENRLWGRIDSLGQLKSLTLLSVAFNQFSGMIPPSIFNISSLEVISLSENRFTGSLPVDTGVNLPSLRELRTNANNFTGFIPVSLSNASSLEMIEFSKNQFSGGVSVDFSRLKNLYWLNLGINNLGTGAANELDFINLLTNCSKLERLYFNRNRFEGELPHSVANLSSTIKQIAMGRNRISGTIPPEIRNLASLNWLTIDTNQLTGTIPPEIGELTNLQQLDLDRNFLQGSIPSSLGNLTLLTYLKLGLNNLEGNIPSSLGNCTNLLGLNISHNKLIGTLPRQILRITTLSLYLELGNNLLNGSLPPEVGNLKNLMRLDLSGNKFSGEIPATLSACANLEYLNISGNAFSGSIPLLLDSLQSIKELDFSSNNLNGQIPEYLENLSFLEFLNLSYNHFEGEVPMKGVFNNKTRFSIAGNGKLCGGLDELRLPSCQSKGSLTTLLKVVIPVIVSCLILSVGFTLIYVWRRRSARKASNTLPIEQQFLVDSYAELSKATDNFSSANKIGEGGSGIVYKGFLGENGTEVAVKVINLKQKGASKSFVAECKALRNIRHRNLIKIITICSGRDFKGADFKAIVYEYMQNGSLEEWLHHSNDQLEVCSLSVIQRLNIAIDVASAIEYLHHYCEPSIVHGDLKPSNVLLDQDLVAHVSDFGLAKFLSNHNPDTIVETRSISIGIKGTVGYVAPEYGMGREASMKGDVYSFGILLLELFTRKRPTDAMFNEGLTLHDLAENSLPEKVTQIVDPSLLLEVMANNSWSTTWGDGRARAEDCFRTVIRVGVHCSMESPTERMEMRDAVAKLCHARETFLGRWF; the protein is encoded by the exons ATGCTTAATTCCATTTCCATTTTTCGCTGCCTTGCTACTATCAGTCTCGGCTTGTTGATTCATTCTCATCAAAGCTTTTGTGCCGATACAAACGAGACAGATCGTCTTGCATTGCTAGCTATAAAGTCACAGCTTCAAGATCCACTAGGAGTTACAAGTTCATGGAATAATTCTATGAACTTGTGCCAATGGACAGGGGTCACTTGCGGTCAACGGCATCAAAGGGTAACCAGGTTAGATCTGGGAAACCAAAGCATACGAGGTACCCTATCTCCTTATGTTGGGAATCTCAGCTTCCTCAGGTACATCAACATTGCAAGCAACGGCTTCAATGGCGAAATCCCCCACCAAATTGGCCGTCTGATCTCGCTTGAAAGGCTGATACTGTCCAACAATTCTTTTTCGGGTGCAATACCTGCCAACTTGTCCAGTTGCTCTAACCTTATCGAACTTTCTGCCGACTCCAACAACCTCGTCGGAGAAATTCCTGCAGATATCGGCAGCTTGTTCAAGCTTGAAAGACTGTCCATTTTCCAGAATCATATAACAGGACAGCTCCCAGCTTCCATTGGGAATCTTTCATCTCTTCGGGTAATTGATGTTCGGGAGAATAGATTGTGGGGGAGAATTGACAGCCTAGGCCAACTAAAAAGCTTAACTCTTCTCAGCGTAGCTTTTAATCAATTCTCTGGTATGATTCCTCcttcaatttttaatatctcTTCTCTTGAGGTGATTTCCCTTTCGGAAAATAGATTTACAGGTAGTTTACCAGTTGACACGGGTGTCAATCTTCCAAGCCTTAGAGAGCTTAGAACTAATGCAAACAATTTCACTGGATTTATCCCAGTTTCGTTGTCCAATGCTTCGAGTCTTGAAATGATtgaattttccaaaaatcaattcaGTGGGGGAGTCTCAGTTGATTTTAGTAGGCTCAAGAATCTGTATTGGCTAAATTTGGGGATTAATAATCTGGGAACCGGGGCAGCCAATGAACTTGATTTTATAAACCTTCTAACAAACTGTAGCAAATTGGAAAGGCTTTACTTTAACAGGAATAGATTTGAAGGAGAGCTGCCACACTCTGTAGCAAACCTCTCATCAACAATAAAGCAAATAGCGATGGGCAGAAACCGAATATCCGGCACCATACCTCCAGAGATAAGAAATCTTGCCAGTCTAAATTGGTTGACAATCGATACAAACCAATTAACTGGCACTATTCCTCCTGAAATTGGTGAGCTTACAAACTTGCAACAACTGGACTTGGATAGAAACTTTTTGCAGGGTAGCATTCCCTCATCTCTAGGTAATTTGACGCTGCTAACGTATTTGAAACTGGGACTCAACAACTTGGAAGGCAATATACCCTCCTCCCTAGGAAATTGCACTAATTTGTTGGGGTTGAACATCTCCCACAATAAGCTCATTGGCACGTTGCCTCGACAAATTCTTAGGATAACTACTCTTTCACTTTACTTGGAGCTGGGTAATAATCTTCTGAACGGCTCTCTTCCTCCAGAAGTGGGTAACTTGAAGAATCTCATGCGCTTGGATTTATCTGGAAATAAATTTTCTGGTGAGATTCCTGCTACTCTAAGTGCTTGTGCAAATTTAGAGTACCTTAATATTTCGGGCAATGCCTTTAGTGGAAGCATTCCTCTTTTGTTGGATTCCTTGCAAAGCATCAAAGAGCTAGATTTCTCAAGCAATAATTTAAATGGCCAAATTCCGGAGTATCTTGAGAATCTATCCTTTTTGGAATTCTTGAATCTTTCATACAATCATTTTGAGGGAGAGGTACCAATGAAAGGAGTTTTCAACAATAAAACGAGATTTTCAATTGCCGGAAATGGAAAACTTTGTGGGGGTTTAGATGAATTGCGTTTGCCATCTTGCCAATCTAAAGGATCCCTAACTACTCTTCTCAAAGTGGTGATTCCTGTGATAGTCTCATGTTTAATCTTATCAGTAGGTTTTACTCTTATTTATGTTTGGAGGAGGAGATCTGCACGTAAAGCTTCTAATACGTTGCCGATAGAACAACAATTTCTAGTGGATTCTTATGCAGAGCTGAGCAAGGCAACTGATAACTTCTCATCAGCAAACAAGATTGGTGAAGGAGGCTCTGGGATTGTTTACAAGGGATTTTTGGGCGAAAATGGAACAGAAGTTGCAGTAAAGGTGATTAATCTTAAGCAGAAAGGGGCTTCTAAGAGTTTTGTGGCTGAATGTAAAGCATTAAGAAATATTCGCCATCGAAatctcatcaaaatcatcacaaTTTGCTCTGGCAGAGATTTCAAAGGGGCTGATTTCAAGGCTATTGTTTATGAGTATATGCAAAATGGAAGCCTAGAGGAGTGGCTGCATCATAGCAATGATCAACTTGAAGTTTGCAGTTTAAGTGTCATTCAAAGACTAAACATAGCCATTGATGTTGCTTCAGCAATAGAATATCTTCACCATTATTGTGAACCATCCATTGTTCACGGAGATCTTAAACCAAGCAATGTTTTGCTTGATCAAGACCTAGTTGCCCATGTGAGTGACTTTGGGCTAGCAAAATTTCTATCAAATCACAATCCTGACACCATTGTGGAAACTCGATCAATCTCAATTGGGATAAAAGGCACAGTTGGCTATGTTGCTCCAG AGTATGGCATGGGCAGGGAAGCATCCATGAAAGGAGATGTTTACAGTTTTGGAATTCTATTACTAGAGTTGTTTACAAGAAAGCGACCAACCGATGCCATGTTTAATGAAGGACTTACTCTCCATGATTTAGCCGAGAATTCTTTACCAGAAAAAGTGACACAGATTGTTGATCCTTCACTTCTGTTGGAGGTAATGGCGAACAATTCTTGGAGTACTACGTGGGGAGATGGAAGGGCCAGAGCAGAGGATTGTTTTAGGACTGTAATTAGAGTTGGTGTTCACTGCTCGATGGAATCTCCAACTGAGCGGATGGAGATGAGAGACGCTGTTGCTAAGTTATGCCATGCAAGGGAGACTTTTCTTGGCAGGTGGTTTTGA
- the LOC127901842 gene encoding receptor kinase-like protein Xa21, which translates to MESSQLIGTIPPLIGETPNLQLLNIGGNHLQGSILSSLGNLTLQTYLFNNLQGNIPSSLANCKSLLGLSVSHNKLTSTLPQQILSVTTLSLYLELDNNLLNGSLPPEVGNLKNLLRLHVSGNRFSELSKATNNFSPANKIREGGFNIVYNVAMKVANLKQKEASRSFAAEFNALRNIRHRNLIKIITICSSIDFEGFDFKAIVYEYMQNGNLEQWLH; encoded by the exons ATGGAATCAAGCCAATTAATTGGTACTATTCCGCCACTAATTGGTGAGACTCCAAACTTGCAATTACTAAATATAGGCGGAAACCACTTACAAGGCAGCATTCTCTCCTCTCTAGGTAATTTGACGCTGCAAACCTATCTATTCAATAACTTGCAAGGCAATATACCCTCATCTCTAGCAAATTGCAAGAGTTTGTTGGGGTTGAGCGTCTCCCATAATAAGCTCACCAGTACTTTGCCCCAACAAATTCTAAGCGTAACAACTCTTTCACTTTACTTGGAACTGGATAATAATCTTCTGAATGGCTCCCTTCCTCCAGAAGTGGGTAACTTGAAGAACCTCCTGCGCTTGCATGTATCTGGAAATAGATTTTCTG AGCTGAGTAAGGCAACTAATAACTTTTCACCAGCAAACAAAATTAGGGAGGGAGGCTTCAACATTGTGTACAATGTTGCAATGAAGGTGGCTAATCTTAAGCAGAAAGAGGCTTCAAGGAGTTTTGCAGCTGAATTTAATGCATTAAGAAATATTCGCCATCGAAatctcatcaaaatcatcactaTTTGCTCAAGCATAGATTTCGAAGGGTTTGACTTCAAGGCTATTGTTTATGAATATatgcaaaatggaaatttagaGCAATGGTTGCATTAG
- the LOC127901843 gene encoding uncharacterized protein LOC127901843, translated as MSEYNILGLLQQMTMAANAYKIQSGTSDKAIAKILIAGFTGQLKGWWDHLLTKLQQLDILNAIQIDENGALILDELPNPIQDAVDTLILTISLHFIGDPSHLRDKNAELLHNLRCRKLSEFQDYKTTFFTRLFFRDDANHITWKEKFLAGLPTLLGEKVRNSIKALYDNRIPYDELTYDCNGECSSKPHKRHYKSKSYRKPFQKFRESSYKKPQRPYKKANFSKKKEFKPKHKAPFNYKEAICHKCGIKGHTAKYYRMNRKPQELDLDEEIISKVAPLLVESSDSESSMSGDSDPLQVDELFDSDTSASSSSDSETDSYLKKINKLPKFQ; from the exons ATGTCTGAGTATAACATCCTCGGATTGTTGCAACAGATGActatggcagccaatgcctataaaatccaatcaggaacttctgacaaaGCCATTGCAAAAATTCTCATTGcgggttttactggtcaacttaaaggatggtgggatcatcttctcactaagCTGCAACAATTAGATATCCTTAATGCCATCCAAATTGACGAGAATGGAGCCCTCATTCTTGATGAGTTGCCTAACCCAATTCAGGATGCCGTAGATACCCTGATTCTAACCATTTCCCTCCATTTCATAGGTGATCCTTCCCACCTCAGAGACAAAAATgctgagttactacataatttGAGATGTAgaaaacttagtgaattccaaGATTACAAAACCACCTTCTTCACCAGACTCTTTTTTagagatgatgcaaatcatataacctGGAAAGAGAAGTTCTTAGCAGGATTGCCTACTCTTCTAGGTGAAAAGGTTAGGAATTCCATTAAAGCCCTTTATGATAACCGCATTCCCTATGATGAACTCACTTATG attgtaatggtgaGTGTTCTTCCAAACCTCACAAGAGACACTACAAATCCAAAAGCTATAGAAAGCCATTCCAGAAATTTAGAGAATcttcttataagaaaccccAGAGGCCTTACAAAAAGGCCAACTTCTCTAAGAAAAAGGAATTTAAACCTAAACACAAAGCCCCTTTCAACTACAAAGAAGCCATATGCCATAAATGTGGTATAAAAGGCCATACTGCAAAATATTACAGAATGAACAGAAAGCCCCAGGAGCTTGaccttgatgaagaaatcattTCCAAAGTTGCCCCTCTTCTTGTAGAGTCCTctgactctgagtcttccatgtcgggagatAGTGACCCTCTTCAGGTCGATGAGCTTTTTGACTCAGATACCTCTGCATCTAGCAGTAGTGATTCTGAAACAGATTCTTatctaaagaaaatcaat AAACTTCCAAAATTCCAATAG